In a single window of the Carassius carassius chromosome 26, fCarCar2.1, whole genome shotgun sequence genome:
- the LOC132106029 gene encoding gastrula zinc finger protein XlCGF26.1-like isoform X1: MEFIKEESEEMRIEEAFSVKQEDTEEQTDRMSLKKGSEVPNEMEEKYQNEKHVYITGEKYFSCTKTEKISSQNRTQKSGISYFSCFQCGKSFSKHENLKDHMRIHNGESPFTCQQCGKGFTEKGSLKRHMRIHTGEKPFTCQDCGRSFTQKGTLKRHMRIHTGEKPYSCQLCGKSFKAELNIRYHMKIHTGEKPFMCYHCGKSFRHNVSLKTHMKIHTGEKPFMCHQCGKSFRYSISLSTHMRIHTGEKPFTCDQCGKSFRCKVTLNCHMKIHSREDCFICQQCGLSFTNLERLNSHETIHSGENPFKCHQCERIFRFKKSLKSHMRIHTGEKPYTCLQCGRCFTYKATLDSHMRSHTGESPYTCKLCDKTFSHNGNLKTHMRVHTGEKPFICVECGKSFTRKESLNYHMRIHSREISFVCHQCGKSFTDQKHLKRHVIIHAAENPLMCHHCGKSFTHKGNLTTHMRIHTGEKPFTCPQCGKSFSHKVSLKTHMQIHTGEKPFTCHQCGKSFRHNVSFKAHMKIHSGEKPFTCHHCGKCFMFKGNLKTHMRVHAGEMSFSCQRDLKRHSQTHSVNKLQCSACNKTFTKSSHFQNHQRIHSGERRFNCDQCNKKFLSLSHLHIHLKNHASVRRYQCSLCGKGFQWLGNLKWHQKIRICVKLRLRSQQS, encoded by the coding sequence ACCGGATGTCACTGAAGAAGGGGAGTGAAGTACCAAATGAAATGGAAGAGAAATATCAGAATGAGAAACATGTTTACATAACTGGAGAAAAATATTTTAGTTGCACAAAAACTGAAAAGATTTCTTCACAAAACAGAACTCAAAAGTCAGGGATAAGTTATTTCAGCTGCTTTCAGTGCGGAAAGAGTTTCAGCAAGCACGAAAACCTTAAagaccacatgagaattcacaatgGTGAAAGCCCTTTTACCTGCCAGCAGTGTGGAAAAGGTTTTACTGAAAAAGGAAGCCTTAAAaggcacatgagaattcacactggtgAGAAACCTTTCACCTGCCAAGACTGTGGAAGAAGTTTCACTCAAAAAGGAACCCTGAAAaggcacatgagaattcacactggagagaagccctaCTCCTGTCAACTGTGTGGAAAAAGCTTTAAAGCAGAACTAAACATAAGGTATCACAtgaaaattcacactggagagaagcctttcatgTGCTATCATTGTGGAAAAAGTTTTAGACATAATGTAAGTCTCAAGACTCACATGAAAATacacaccggagagaagccttTTATGTgccatcagtgtggaaagagttttagatATAGTATAAGCCTCAGCACTCACATgcgaattcacactggagaaaagccattcacatgtgatcagtgtggaaagagtttcagatgTAAAGTAACCCTTAACTGCCACATGAAGATTCACTCAAGAGAGGACTGTTTTATATGTCAACAGTGTGGATTGAGTTTTACAAATCTAGAGCGTCTAAACAGCCATGAAACAATTCATTCTGGAGAGAATCCTTTCAAATGTCATCAGTGTGAAAGGATTTTCCGATTCAAAAAATCCCTTAAGtctcacatgagaattcacactggagagaagccttacacatgcCTTCAGTGTGGAAGGTGTTTCACATATAAAGCAACACTTGATTCCCACATGAGGAGTCACACTGGAGAGAGCCCTTATACCTGCAAGCTGTGTGATAAAACCTTCTCACACAATGGAAATCTAAAGACTCACATGAGAgtacacactggagagaagccgttcATATGTGTtgagtgtggaaaaagtttcacaCGTAAAGAAAGCCTTAATTACCACATGAGGATTCACTCAAGAGAGATCAGCTTTGTGTgtcatcagtgtggaaagagttttacagacCAAAAACACCTTAAGAGGCATGTCATAATTCACGCTGCAGAAAACCCTTTGATGTGCCAtcactgtggaaagagttttacacataAAGGAAACCTAACGACTcatatgagaattcacactggagagaagccttttacATGCCCTCAGTGTGGCAAAAGTTTCAGTCATAAAGTGAGCCTCAAGACTCACATgcaaattcacactggagagaaacctttcacgtgccatcagtgtggaaaaagtttcagaCATAATGTGAGCTTTAAGGCTCACATGAAAATTCACagtggagagaagcctttcacatgCCATCACTGTGGAAAGTGTTTCATGTTTAAAGGAAACCTTAAGACTCACATGAGAGTTCATGCTGGAGAGATGAGTTTTTCATGTCAAAGAGACCTAAAACGTCATTCACAAACTCATTCTGTAAATAAATTACAGTGTTCTGCGTGTAACAAGACATTTACAAAAAGCAGCCATTTTCAAAATCACCAGCGCATTCACTCTGGAGAAAGGCGGTTTAATTGTGATCAGTGTAATAAAAAATTTCTTTCACTATCACACTTGCATATACACTTGAAAAATCATGCATCTGTGAGACGTTATCAGTGTTCCTTGTGTGGAAAGGGTTTTCAATGGCTTGGCAATTTAAAATGGCACCAGAAAATACGGATCTGTGTGAAATTAAGGCTGCGTTCTCAACAAAGCTGA
- the LOC132106029 gene encoding gastrula zinc finger protein XlCGF26.1-like isoform X2: MAFIKEESEDLQIEEAFRVKHEDTEQQTDRMSLKKGSEVPNEMEEKYQNEKHVYITGEKYFSCTKTEKISSQNRTQKSGISYFSCFQCGKSFSKHENLKDHMRIHNGESPFTCQQCGKGFTEKGSLKRHMRIHTGEKPFTCQDCGRSFTQKGTLKRHMRIHTGEKPYSCQLCGKSFKAELNIRYHMKIHTGEKPFMCYHCGKSFRHNVSLKTHMKIHTGEKPFMCHQCGKSFRYSISLSTHMRIHTGEKPFTCDQCGKSFRCKVTLNCHMKIHSREDCFICQQCGLSFTNLERLNSHETIHSGENPFKCHQCERIFRFKKSLKSHMRIHTGEKPYTCLQCGRCFTYKATLDSHMRSHTGESPYTCKLCDKTFSHNGNLKTHMRVHTGEKPFICVECGKSFTRKESLNYHMRIHSREISFVCHQCGKSFTDQKHLKRHVIIHAAENPLMCHHCGKSFTHKGNLTTHMRIHTGEKPFTCPQCGKSFSHKVSLKTHMQIHTGEKPFTCHQCGKSFRHNVSFKAHMKIHSGEKPFTCHHCGKCFMFKGNLKTHMRVHAGEMSFSCQRDLKRHSQTHSVNKLQCSACNKTFTKSSHFQNHQRIHSGERRFNCDQCNKKFLSLSHLHIHLKNHASVRRYQCSLCGKGFQWLGNLKWHQKIRICVKLRLRSQQS; this comes from the coding sequence ACCGGATGTCACTGAAGAAGGGGAGTGAAGTACCAAATGAAATGGAAGAGAAATATCAGAATGAGAAACATGTTTACATAACTGGAGAAAAATATTTTAGTTGCACAAAAACTGAAAAGATTTCTTCACAAAACAGAACTCAAAAGTCAGGGATAAGTTATTTCAGCTGCTTTCAGTGCGGAAAGAGTTTCAGCAAGCACGAAAACCTTAAagaccacatgagaattcacaatgGTGAAAGCCCTTTTACCTGCCAGCAGTGTGGAAAAGGTTTTACTGAAAAAGGAAGCCTTAAAaggcacatgagaattcacactggtgAGAAACCTTTCACCTGCCAAGACTGTGGAAGAAGTTTCACTCAAAAAGGAACCCTGAAAaggcacatgagaattcacactggagagaagccctaCTCCTGTCAACTGTGTGGAAAAAGCTTTAAAGCAGAACTAAACATAAGGTATCACAtgaaaattcacactggagagaagcctttcatgTGCTATCATTGTGGAAAAAGTTTTAGACATAATGTAAGTCTCAAGACTCACATGAAAATacacaccggagagaagccttTTATGTgccatcagtgtggaaagagttttagatATAGTATAAGCCTCAGCACTCACATgcgaattcacactggagaaaagccattcacatgtgatcagtgtggaaagagtttcagatgTAAAGTAACCCTTAACTGCCACATGAAGATTCACTCAAGAGAGGACTGTTTTATATGTCAACAGTGTGGATTGAGTTTTACAAATCTAGAGCGTCTAAACAGCCATGAAACAATTCATTCTGGAGAGAATCCTTTCAAATGTCATCAGTGTGAAAGGATTTTCCGATTCAAAAAATCCCTTAAGtctcacatgagaattcacactggagagaagccttacacatgcCTTCAGTGTGGAAGGTGTTTCACATATAAAGCAACACTTGATTCCCACATGAGGAGTCACACTGGAGAGAGCCCTTATACCTGCAAGCTGTGTGATAAAACCTTCTCACACAATGGAAATCTAAAGACTCACATGAGAgtacacactggagagaagccgttcATATGTGTtgagtgtggaaaaagtttcacaCGTAAAGAAAGCCTTAATTACCACATGAGGATTCACTCAAGAGAGATCAGCTTTGTGTgtcatcagtgtggaaagagttttacagacCAAAAACACCTTAAGAGGCATGTCATAATTCACGCTGCAGAAAACCCTTTGATGTGCCAtcactgtggaaagagttttacacataAAGGAAACCTAACGACTcatatgagaattcacactggagagaagccttttacATGCCCTCAGTGTGGCAAAAGTTTCAGTCATAAAGTGAGCCTCAAGACTCACATgcaaattcacactggagagaaacctttcacgtgccatcagtgtggaaaaagtttcagaCATAATGTGAGCTTTAAGGCTCACATGAAAATTCACagtggagagaagcctttcacatgCCATCACTGTGGAAAGTGTTTCATGTTTAAAGGAAACCTTAAGACTCACATGAGAGTTCATGCTGGAGAGATGAGTTTTTCATGTCAAAGAGACCTAAAACGTCATTCACAAACTCATTCTGTAAATAAATTACAGTGTTCTGCGTGTAACAAGACATTTACAAAAAGCAGCCATTTTCAAAATCACCAGCGCATTCACTCTGGAGAAAGGCGGTTTAATTGTGATCAGTGTAATAAAAAATTTCTTTCACTATCACACTTGCATATACACTTGAAAAATCATGCATCTGTGAGACGTTATCAGTGTTCCTTGTGTGGAAAGGGTTTTCAATGGCTTGGCAATTTAAAATGGCACCAGAAAATACGGATCTGTGTGAAATTAAGGCTGCGTTCTCAACAAAGCTGA